The following proteins are encoded in a genomic region of Streptomyces sp. SLBN-31:
- a CDS encoding glycosyltransferase family 4 protein, producing MTDVTLEKTAHPALGYVPVQHPALKNAEIIPMSLRSVHFVMPGGVDDPAAPSGGNAYDRRVSLDLPGFGWQVHKHAVAGEWPRPGAAARAELARTLRELPDGTVVLLDGLVACGVPEIVVPETERLSLAVLVHLPLGDETGLEPAVAAELDAKERVVLRAVPAVIATSEWAVRRLVSHHGLAPERVHVAAPGADIAPLASGTDGVSRLLCVAAVTPRKGQHRLVQALAAAAELPWSCVCVGGLGHDPEYVAELRQLIREHGLEDRIELAGPQAGAELDASYNSADLMVLTSYAETYGMAVTEALARGIPVLATDVGGLPEAVGRAPDGGVPGILVPPEDPAALAAELRGWFGEADVRRRLKAAARSRRAALDGWATTARSLAAVLGRLPSEPERAA from the coding sequence GTGACCGACGTGACCCTGGAGAAGACGGCGCATCCGGCACTCGGATACGTTCCCGTACAGCACCCCGCGCTGAAGAACGCCGAGATCATCCCCATGTCCCTGCGCTCCGTGCACTTCGTGATGCCGGGCGGCGTCGACGACCCGGCCGCGCCGAGCGGCGGCAACGCCTACGACCGGCGCGTGAGCCTGGACCTGCCCGGCTTCGGCTGGCAGGTGCACAAGCACGCCGTGGCGGGGGAGTGGCCCCGGCCGGGGGCGGCCGCCCGCGCGGAGCTCGCCCGCACCCTGCGGGAGCTGCCGGACGGGACGGTCGTCCTGCTGGACGGGCTGGTCGCCTGCGGGGTGCCCGAGATCGTCGTACCGGAGACCGAGCGGCTGAGCCTCGCCGTGCTGGTGCATCTGCCGCTCGGTGACGAGACGGGTCTGGAGCCCGCGGTGGCCGCCGAGCTGGACGCGAAGGAGCGGGTGGTGCTGCGGGCCGTGCCCGCCGTGATCGCCACCAGCGAGTGGGCGGTCCGCCGGCTGGTCTCCCACCACGGCCTCGCCCCCGAGCGGGTCCATGTCGCCGCCCCCGGCGCCGACATCGCGCCCCTGGCCTCCGGCACCGACGGAGTCTCGCGGCTGCTGTGCGTCGCCGCCGTCACCCCGCGCAAGGGCCAGCACCGGCTGGTGCAGGCGCTCGCCGCGGCGGCCGAACTGCCGTGGAGCTGCGTGTGCGTGGGCGGGCTCGGGCACGACCCGGAGTACGTCGCCGAACTGCGGCAGCTCATCCGGGAGCACGGTCTCGAGGACCGGATCGAGCTGGCCGGCCCGCAGGCCGGCGCCGAGCTCGACGCCAGCTACAACTCCGCCGACCTCATGGTCCTCACCTCCTACGCGGAGACGTACGGCATGGCCGTGACCGAAGCCCTCGCGCGCGGCATCCCCGTGCTCGCGACCGACGTCGGCGGCCTGCCCGAGGCGGTCGGCCGCGCCCCCGACGGCGGCGTGCCCGGCATCCTCGTGCCGCCGGAGGACCCCGCCGCCCTCGCCGCCGAACTGCGCGGCTGGTTCGGCGAGGCCGACGTGAGGCGCCGGCTGAAGGCCGCGGCCCGGAGCCGACGGGCCGCCCTGGACGGCTGGGCGACCACGGCACGCAGCCTCGCCGCAGTGCTGGGCCGGCTGCCGAGCGAGCCCGAGAGGGCGGCATGA
- a CDS encoding class I SAM-dependent methyltransferase: MNRTVPARAGGTIPAQPGPRDMRETVGEGRQMVTRTADVPTETGAHEAKAVGSVAEGTQGTDGPAAGAGPASGGAPGAEPTAVAAGSVIPGAGPAGSGERATVRLRETGPDEPPRYAPEWLELREPADAAARSHDLLDPLRIRLANLPGKAGLVIHDLGCGTGSMGRWLASRLDGAQHWVLHDRDPYLLHFAAVASPRSAADGSRVSVETRRGDVARLTADGLAGASLVTASALLDVLTREDLETLADACTGAGCPALLTLSVAGRVELTPADPMDAEITEVFNAHQRHDGLLGPDAVDVACEVFSERGATVRVNPSPWRLGPGEAELTAQWLRGWVGAAVEERPELAARAERYLRDRLAACEAGELHVTVHHSDLLAMSRPTGGA; the protein is encoded by the coding sequence ATGAACAGGACCGTACCGGCGCGGGCCGGGGGGACGATCCCGGCGCAGCCGGGGCCGAGGGACATGCGGGAGACGGTGGGGGAGGGACGGCAGATGGTGACACGGACGGCGGATGTGCCCACGGAGACCGGGGCGCACGAGGCGAAGGCGGTGGGTTCCGTGGCGGAGGGCACGCAGGGCACGGACGGCCCGGCAGCGGGCGCCGGTCCCGCATCCGGCGGTGCGCCGGGCGCGGAACCGACGGCGGTCGCCGCCGGTTCCGTGATCCCCGGAGCCGGTCCCGCCGGGTCCGGCGAGCGCGCCACCGTACGCCTGCGCGAGACCGGGCCGGACGAGCCCCCGCGCTACGCCCCCGAGTGGCTGGAGCTGCGCGAACCCGCCGATGCCGCCGCCCGCTCGCACGACCTGCTCGACCCGCTGCGCATCCGGCTCGCCAACCTGCCGGGCAAGGCCGGGCTGGTCATCCACGACCTCGGCTGCGGCACCGGCTCCATGGGGCGCTGGCTCGCGTCCCGCCTCGACGGCGCCCAGCACTGGGTGCTGCACGACCGCGACCCGTACCTGCTGCACTTCGCGGCCGTCGCCTCGCCGCGGTCCGCCGCCGACGGCAGCCGGGTCTCGGTGGAGACCCGCCGCGGCGACGTCGCCCGGCTGACCGCCGACGGTCTCGCCGGGGCCTCCCTGGTGACCGCCTCCGCCCTCCTCGACGTCCTTACCCGCGAGGATCTGGAGACCCTGGCCGACGCCTGCACGGGGGCGGGCTGTCCGGCCCTGCTGACGCTCTCCGTCGCCGGCCGTGTCGAGCTCACGCCGGCCGACCCGATGGACGCGGAGATCACCGAGGTGTTCAACGCCCACCAGCGCCATGACGGCCTGCTCGGCCCGGACGCGGTGGACGTCGCCTGCGAGGTCTTCTCGGAACGGGGCGCCACGGTACGGGTCAACCCGAGCCCCTGGCGGCTCGGTCCCGGCGAGGCCGAGCTGACGGCCCAGTGGCTGCGCGGCTGGGTCGGGGCGGCCGTCGAGGAACGCCCCGAGCTGGCGGCGCGTGCGGA